CCATCAACACTCCCGTATGCcttttgccctttcccGCAACTATATTAGCTCAACTGACAACTATTACTTTAGGCTTCTCTCATTGAATGCCAGCCAGCCGCTCTTTCATGGAGTGGTGGCTCTTCCACTCCTTACTATCTTGCCGTCCTTCCTGGTGGCCAAGTTTCTGCCACTGCTGTGGGTCTACAAATCTCAAGTCGGTGCATATATATAACTGACAGCGATACTATGCCTTATAGCTCGAGAACATCGACACTGTTGACACCGAGTCGTACACTTGGACAGTCAACCTTGCTTCGGGCACCAACATGTAAGTTTGagcttttttctttcaagTCTCCTATCGTAGACTTTATAATTTCCAAATGTCCTTCGCCCATCACGCCGTGCTGAGAGGGACTGAGCTGACATGCATTCCTTGCGCCTGCAGAACCATCAGGGTCACCGATGGCAGTGGCAATATCGCTTACTCTTCCCCCGTCGTCATCCAGGAAGgctccagctcctcctGTTTgacttccagctcttcctcatctgcCACTGCGTATGTCTTTTTCAACTATAGCGGCGGGGGTGACTCTGCTGACAAATAACATCGTGCTGGAAATAGCGCTGctggctcttcttccggtgactcttctgcttccacAACTGCCTCTGGCTCTTCTGCCTCGTCAGGCTCTTCTGgctcttctgcttccacAACCGCCTCTGGCTCTTCTGcctccgcttcttcctcttcttcctctagCGACTCCGGAGCCCTTCTCACCAAGGGCAACGCCGGTGTCGCTGCTTCCCTCGTCGGTATTGTAGCCGCCGCTTTCGCTGCTGTTGCTTAGCAACGTAACATTGGACAGTGAAGACCTTTTTTTGTTTGAAAACCGAACAAGCTAAAATGGGAATGATCATTGAACATTTGTAGCTAGTTTGATTGGACGTCTGAGATACGATCTTTAAAGATTTACAAGTACGACCCTCCCCCTAATGGTAGTGTGATGCAGCATTGattgattttttttcctttttttttacatTGATACTCATCAACAAGCAGTGTACAAGTTATGGCTCCCAGCATATTTTATTTACGTTGGCCTAGCTGGCTATCGGATAAATAAATTGATGATATCGAAAAACCAGGCGTGCGGCAGGCCGGTACGATAACGATAGGCAGTAGATGGGGGGTGATAACTGGATACTACAATGATGGTTAGATTATTATATTCTCGATATTTTGCCGTCGCAGAAAGAGAACGACGTTAAAGACGTCATCGTAACGGAAGAACCACTGGTGGGTTTGGTTCTTTGGCCAAGTCGAAGAGGCACGCCGGAGACCGAACTATAGCTAGACTGGGTAATATACACTAGtaccctcttccttttttttgctcATGTCTTCGTTCCTGCTTATTGATTCACAGTAATTTATGGTTAGTCATTTGTTGCGATCGTTGATTATGTTGATTTACGTTGATTGTTGTCCGTCATTTCTCGTCTTTTATTTATGGATACGATTCAGGACAACAGTGAGGGTTGGTCCAGCATTCAGTAGCCGCAGCAGTAAACAACTAACTGTACTCCATGCCTCGCTGCTACGGTCATTACAACCATTCGTATCCCGCTGATACTGATGGTGGGTAACACCATCACACAAGAAGC
This window of the Cryptococcus neoformans var. neoformans B-3501A chromosome 2, whole genome shotgun sequence genome carries:
- a CDS encoding hypothetical protein (Match to ESTs gb|CF194394.1|CF194394, gb|CF194215.1|CF194215, gb|CF193576.1|CF193576), which gives rise to MFTKAAIVVALAGTVNAALSINTPASLIECQPAALSWSGGSSTPYYLAVLPGGQVSATALENIDTVDTESYTWTVNLASGTNITIRVTDGSGNIAYSSPVVIQEGSSSSCLTSSSSSSATAAAGSSSGDSSASTTASGSSASSGSSGSSASTTASGSSASASSSSSSSDSGALLTKGNAGVAASLVGIVAAAFAAVA